A region of Malaciobacter marinus DNA encodes the following proteins:
- a CDS encoding amidoligase family protein: MGNFIMPENINNYNGKERKVGYELEFSNINMNEILSLLKETYSLKEKKINSFFYKLESEYGDFVLELDFELLTKQKIKTNAIDFFEKVGIQIDEKRLDEVENILGTISKDLVPYEISTPPIPLSKMQLVDDLSTKLTNAGAHGTKKRVYNAFGLHINVELISLKAKSILNYLRAYVILQDFLNKDAKVDIARKITPYIDNFPKEYILKILNSKYDPNMDDLIDDYLYFNPTRNRSLDMLPVFAYIDEKRVREKLPKEKIKPRPAFHYRLSNSLVDENDWKISDEWNRWLLVESLANNEKNLKLLSNEYIEYLNKPINLNRWVERVEKWLKNH; the protein is encoded by the coding sequence AATGCCAGAAAATATAAATAATTATAATGGTAAAGAAAGAAAAGTAGGATATGAACTAGAGTTTTCAAATATAAATATGAATGAAATATTATCTTTATTAAAAGAAACATATTCATTAAAAGAAAAAAAAATAAACAGTTTTTTTTATAAATTGGAATCAGAATATGGTGATTTTGTTTTAGAACTTGACTTTGAACTTTTAACAAAGCAAAAGATAAAAACAAATGCAATCGATTTTTTTGAAAAAGTTGGAATACAAATTGATGAAAAAAGACTTGATGAAGTTGAAAATATTCTAGGAACAATATCTAAGGATTTAGTTCCTTATGAAATAAGTACTCCACCAATACCTTTGAGTAAAATGCAATTAGTTGATGACTTAAGTACAAAACTAACAAATGCAGGTGCTCATGGAACTAAAAAAAGAGTCTATAATGCTTTTGGTTTACATATAAATGTAGAATTGATTTCTTTAAAAGCAAAATCAATTTTAAATTATTTAAGAGCATATGTTATATTACAAGATTTTTTGAACAAAGATGCAAAGGTTGATATTGCAAGAAAAATCACTCCATATATAGATAATTTTCCAAAAGAGTATATTTTAAAGATTTTAAATAGTAAATATGATCCAAATATGGATGATTTAATTGATGATTATTTATATTTTAATCCAACACGAAATAGATCTTTAGATATGTTGCCAGTTTTTGCATATATTGATGAAAAAAGAGTTAGAGAAAAACTACCAAAAGAAAAAATTAAACCAAGACCTGCATTTCACTATCGTTTATCAAACTCACTTGTTGATGAGAATGATTGGAAAATATCAGATGAATGGAATAGATGGTTATTGGTAGAAAGCCTTGCAAATAATGAAAAAAATCTAAAACTACTAAGCAATGAATATATTGAGTATTTAAATAAACCAATAAATTTAAATAGATGGGTTGAAAGAGTAGAAAAATGGCTAAAAAACCATTAA